Proteins co-encoded in one Epinephelus moara isolate mb chromosome 11, YSFRI_EMoa_1.0, whole genome shotgun sequence genomic window:
- the LOC126397358 gene encoding phosphatidate phosphatase LPIN2-like: protein MNYVGQLAGQVLVTVKELYKGLNQATLSGCIDVIVVRQPDGTFQCSPFHVRFGKLGVLRSREKVIDIEINGEPVELHMKLGNNGEAFFVQETEKHNEIVPAHLVTSPIPTEEALFRSRDPRCGGSAADNTQPLSPEDSASGNLPPCFNTAGKKKRRRRRKHKAEPRKEEQSTPAGGELELCELSSDEEHNTHNGRGSTLSVMKDNMDHRQHSPLTALEWDSYPFSDGDWSPCTAREMSEPMSPKSDSELMVKPGESMLRAESHIQWTWGEFPESTRVNKKDKSEPKTLTITPSENTHFRVILSTEAMEERDEERATDPICSIVKPEPRTIKADERSCKPQPPEASSCNTNITKHKQDISDLMSSSFTSEAISTNSDLSLKNTRKTRWTSSPPSRRSSGSAASGGSNMAGDSAAACPESGASSKATDSPAKRRGVRKRSQHQGPEDIYLDDLNALEPDVVARYFPKSESEQVPKHWVEMGRCSGSQSPQSVGSAAADSGTECLSDSAGDLPDVTLSLCGGVAENSEIPKEKFMEHIITYNEFAENPAIIDNPNLVVKIANRYYNWTLAAPLILSMQAFQKNLPKATEEAWVKEKMPKKSGRWWFWRKSSVKQLSSETKLERQESRESPALHQAPETQQKTAEWSSDDETKELNAVAPALPPTEHVQTQGPAPAPCPSYKKSLRLSSEQIASLKLREGPNDVTFSITTQYQGTCRCEGTIYLWNWDDKVIISDIDGTITKSDVFGQILPQLGKDWTHQGIAKLYHSVHENGYKFLYCSARAIGMADMTRGYLHWVNDRGTLLPQGPLMLSPSSLFSAFHREIIEKKPEKFKIECLTDIKNLFFTNTHPFYAAFGNRENDVFAYKQVGVPVCRIFTVNPKGELILEQAKGNKTSYSRLSELVEHVFPLRSSQHNATFSCPEFSSFCYWRQPITEVCFEELL from the exons ATGAACTACGTGGGGCAGCTGGCAGGCCAGGTGCTGGTGACAGTAAAGGAGCTGTATAAGGGGCTCAATCAGGCCACTCTGTCGGGCTGCATCGACGTGATCGTGGTCCGACAGCCTGATGGGACGTTCCAGTGCTCCCCTTTCCACGTCCGCTTTGGAAAACTGGGGGTGCTTCGCTCCAGGGAGAAAGTA ATTGACATAGAAATCAATGGGGAGCCTGTGGAGCTGCACATGAAGCTTGGAAACAATGGAGAGGCCTTTTTTGTGCAGGAGACGGAGAAGCACAAT GAGATTGTCCCAGCCCACCTGGTGACCTCGCCCATCCCCACAGAAGAGGCTCTGTTCCGGAGCAGGGACCCCAGATGTGGTGGATCAGCGGCGGACAACACTCAGCCTCTGAGTCCAGAAGACTCTGCTTCTGGAAACCTCCCACCCTGCTTCAACACAGCCgggaaaaagaagaggagacgCAGGAGGAAGCACAAGGCCGAGCCACGCAAGGAGGAGCAAAGCACACCTGCAGGCGGGGAGCTGGAGCTGTGTGAGCTCAGTTCAGATGAGGAGCACAACACGCACAATGGACG GGGATCTACACTCTCCGTGATGAAGGACAATATGGACCACAGGCAACATTCCCCCCTTACTGCCCTCGAGTGGGACAGCTACCCTTTCTCTGATGGAGACTGGTCCCCCTGCACTGC CAGGGAGATGTCGGAGCCCATGTCGCCCAAGAGTGACTCTGAACTGATGGTGAAGCCGGGAGAGAGCATGCTCAGGGCCGAGTCCCACATTCAGTGGACCTGGGGAGAGTTTCCAGAATCCACCAGG GTCAACAAAAAGGACAAATCAGAGCCAAAGACGCTGACCATCACTCCCTCTGAGAACACACATTTCAGGGTTATCTTGAGCACAGAAGCCATGGAGGAGAGGGACGAAGAGAGAGCCACTGATCCCATTTGCAGTATTGTAAAGCCTGAGCCTCGGACCATCAAAGCTGATGAGCGCAGCTGCAAACCACAGCCCCCCGAAGCTTCATCGTGCAATACAAACATTACCAAGCACAAGCAGGACATTTCAGATTTAATGTCAAGCAGTTTTACCTCTGAGGCCATTTCCACGAACTCTGACCTCAGCCTAAAAAACACACGCAAGACCAGGTGGACGTCTTCGCCACCCAGCCGCAGGAGCAGCGGCTCTGCTGCCAGTGGAGGCAGTAACATGGCTGGAGACTCGGCAGCAGCTTGTCCTGAATCAGGCGCCTCCTCTAAAGCCACTGACTCCCCTGCCAAGAGGAGAG GTGTGAGGAAGAGGAGCCAACATCAGGGGCCTGAAGATATTTACCTGGATGACCTGAATGCACTTGAACCTGACGTTGTTGCCCGGTACTTCCCAAAAAG tgagtCTGAGCAGGTTCCTAAACACTGGGTCGAGATGGGGAGGTGCTCTGGATCCCAGTCCCCCCAGTCTGTAGGCAGCGCAGCAGCAGACAGCGGCACCGAGTGTCTGTCTGACTCTGCTGGTGACCTGCCTGACGTCaccctgtcactgtgtggaGGCGTTGCTGAGAACTCAGAGATCCCTAAAG AAAAGTTCATGGAGCACATCATCACCTACAATGAATTTGCAGAGAATCCAGCAATTATCGACAATCCCAATTTGGTGGTGAAAATTGCAAACAG GTATTATAACTGGACACTGGCCGCACCGTTGATACTAAGTATGCAGGCTTTTCAGAAGAACTTGCCAAAG GCTACAGAGGAGGCCTGGGTGAAGgagaaaatgccaaaaaagtcTGGACGCTGGTGGTTCTGGAGAAAGAGCAGCGTGAAGCAG TTATCATCAGAGACCAAGTTGGAGAGACAGGAGTCTAGAGAGAGCCCTGCCCTTCACCAGGCCCCAGAAACACA GCAAAAAACAGCAGAGTGGTCGAGCGACGATGAGACTAAAGAGCTGAACGCTGTGGCACCTGCTCTGCCGCCTACTGAGCACGTGCAGACACAGGGCCCAGCACCAGCGCCCTGTCCCTCCTACAAGAAGTCCCTCCGCCTGTCATCTGAGCAGATA GCCAGCCTGAAGCTGAGGGAGGGGCCTAATGATGTCACTTTCAGCATAACCACTCAGTATCAGGGGACATGTCGCTGCGAGGGCACCATCTACCTGTGGAACTGGGACGACAAGGTCATAATCTCTGACATCGATGGCACCATCACCAA ATCAGATGTGTTTGGTCAGATTCTGCCTCAGCTCGGGAAAGACTGGACTCATCAAGGCATCGCCAAGCTTTACCACTCAGTGCATGA GAATGGTTACAAGTTCCTGTACTGTTCGGCCCGAGCAATCGGCATGGCTGACATGACCCGAGGATATTTGCACTGGGTGAACGACAGAGGGACTCTCCTCCCTCAAGGACCCCTCATGCTCTCTCCCAGCAGCCTCTTCTCTGCCTTCCACAG AGAGATCATCGAAAAAAAGCCTGAGAAGTTCAAGATCGAATGCCTCACAGACATCAAGAACttgtttttcacaaacacacatccctTCTATGCAGCCTTTGGGAACAGAGAAAAC GACGTGTTTGCCTACAAGCAAGTGGGCGTGCCCGTGTGTCGAATATTCACAGTGAACCCCAAAGGGGAGTTGATCCTGGAGCAGGCCAAAGGCAATAAAACATC ATACAGCCGGCTCAGTGAGCTGGTGGAGCACGTTTTCCCTTTACGAAGTTCACAACACAACGCCACCTTCAGTTGCCCAGAGTTCAGCTCCTTCTGTTACTGGAGGCAGCCGATCActgaggtgtgttttgaggagctgctgtaa